One window from the genome of Diorhabda sublineata isolate icDioSubl1.1 chromosome 10, icDioSubl1.1, whole genome shotgun sequence encodes:
- the LOC130449930 gene encoding UDP-N-acetylglucosamine--peptide N-acetylglucosaminyltransferase 110 kDa subunit isoform X2 encodes MQGQRIVVHTNNQINSSNKGFSFGSPLILKMNDSIAMSSVGLLELAHREYQAGDYDNAERHCMQLWRQDQTNTGVLLLLSSIHFQCRRLDKSAQFSTLAIKQNPLLAEAYSNLGNVYKERGQLPEALENYRHAVRLKPDFIDGYINLAAALVAAGDMEQAVQAYITALQYKPDLYCVRSDLGNLLKALGRLDEAKACYLKAIETRPDFAVAWSNLGCVFNAQGEIWLAIHHFEKAVGLDPNFLDAYINLGNVLKEARIFDRAVAAYLRALNLSPNNAVVHGNLACVYYEQGLIDLAIDTYRRAIELQPNFPDAYCNLANALKEKGQVSEAEECYNTALRLCPTHADSLNNLANIKREQGYIEEATRLYLKALEVFPEFAAAHSNLASVLQQQGKLNEALMHYKEAIRIQPTFADAYSNMGNTLKEMQDVSGALQCYTRAIQINPAFADAHSNLASIHKDSGNIPEAIQSYRTALKLKPDFPDAYCNLAHCLQIVCDWTDYDTRMKKLVNIVADQLEKNRLPSVHPHHSMLYPLSHEFRKAIAARHANLCLEKINVLHKYAYKFSTELKGRLRIGYVSSDFGNHPTSHLMQSVPGMHDKTKVEVFCYALSQDDGTTFRSKISREAEHFIDLSSLPCNGKAADRIYADNIHILVNMNGYTKGARNEIFALRPAPVQVMWLGYPGTSGASFMDYLITDAVTSPIELASQYSEKLAFMPYTYFVGDHKQMFPHLKERLIVSDKTGQNLADNVAIINATDLSPLVENTDVKEIKEIVKAAKPVEISLKVAELPTTTPIENMIASGQIQTSLNGVVVQNGLATTQTNNKAATGEEVPQNIVITTRQQYGLPDDAIVYCNFNQLYKIDPMTLHMWVNILKAVPNAVLWLLRFPAVGEPNLLNTAQHLGLPAEKIIFSNVAAKEEHVRRGQLADVCLDTPLCNGHTTSMDVLWTGTPVVTLPGETLASRVAASQLNTLGCPELIARSRQEYQDIAIRLGTDREYLKAMRHKVWTARTYSPLFDCKQYAQGLELLYSKMWERFSAGLKPDHITDTTANKNK; translated from the exons ATGCAGGGCCAGCGGATTGTAGTGCATactaataatcaaataaattcttcTAACAAGGGATTCTCATTTGGAAGCCCgctaatattgaaaatgaatgatTCTATTGCTATGTCTTCAGTTG GATTATTAGAACTTGCTCATCGTGAATATCAAGCTGGAGATTATGATAACGCCGAAAGACATTGTATGCAATTATGGAGACAAGATCAAACAAATACGGGCGTTCTTTTATTGTTATCAAGTATACATTTTCAATGTAGGAGATTAGATAAATCTGCTCAATTCAGTACATTGGCAATTAAACAAAATCCTCTATTGGCTGAAGCTTATAG TAATCTTGGGAATGTATATAAGGAAAGGGGTCAATTACCCGAAGCCCTAGAAAATTATCGGCACGCCGTTAGACTGAAACCAGATTTCATTGACGGTTATATTAATTTGGCTGCAGCTTTAGTAGCTGCGGGTGATATGGAACAAGCGGTACAGGCCTACATAACAGCTTTACAATACAAACCA GATCTCTACTGTGTTCGTAGCGATTTGGGAAATCTTCTAAAAGCTCTAGGTCGTTTAGACGAGGCTAAA GCTTGTTACTTGAAGGCAATCGAAACTAGACCTGATTTTGCCGTCGCCTGGAGTAATCTGGGATGTGTTTTTAACGCGCAAGGCGAAATTTGGTTGGCGATACATCATTTCGAGAAGGCCGTCGGTTTGGATCCGAATTTTTTGGACGCTTACATCAACCTGGGCAACGTACTGAAGGAAGCCAGGATATTTGACCG AGCGGTAGCAGCCTATTTACGCGCATTGAATTTATCGCCTAACAATGCCGTCGTACACGGGAACCTCGCTTGCGTCTATTACGAACAAGGACTCATCGATTTGGCTATCGATACATATAGAAGAGCCATTGAACTTCAACCGAACTTCCCCGATGCTTATTGCAATTTAGCGAACGCTCTCAAAGAAAAAGGTCAAGTTTCCGAAGCCGAAGAATGTTATAATACAGCTTTACGTTTGTGTCCAACCCACGCCGATTCTTTGAACAATTTAGCAAATATTAAGAG GGAACAGGGTTATATTGAAGAAGCTACCAGATTGTATTTGAAAGCTTTGGAAGTATTTCCGGAATTCGCTGCAGCCCATAGTAACCTGGCGTCCGTTCTACAACAACAGGGTAAATTAAATGAAGCCCTTATGCATTACAAAGAGGCCATCAGGATCCAACCAACTTTTGCCGATGCTTATTCTAATATGg gAAATACACTGAAAGAAATGCAAGACGTATCAGGTGCTCTCCAATGTTATACGCGCGCTATACAAATAAATCCCGCTTTCGCGGACGCGCACAGTAATCTAGCGAGCATCCACAAAGATTCCGGAAATATACCGGAAGCTATACAATCTTATAGAACGGCGTTGAAATTGAAACCGGATTTTCCGGACGCTTATTGCAATTTGGCTCATTGTTTGCAGATAGTTTGCGATTGGACGGACTACGATACGAGAATGAAAAAATTGGTGAATATAGTCGCCGATCAATTAGAAAAGAACCGTCTTCCTTCGGTGCATCCCCATCATTCGATGTTGTATCCTTTATCGCACGAATTTCGAAAAGCTATAGCCGCTAGACACGCCAATTTatgtttggaaaaaatcaacGTCCTACATAAATACGCGTACAAATTTTCCACTGAATTGAAAGGTCGTTTGAGAATCGGTTACGTGAGCAGCGATTTTGGTAATCATCCGACGTCCCATTTGATGCAATCGGTTCCCGGTATGCACGACAAGACTAAAGTAGAAGTATTTTGTTACGCTTTGAGTCAAGACGACGGTACGACATTCCGAAGTAAAATATCCAGAGAAGCGGAACATTTTATCGATTTATCGTCTCTGCCTTGTAACGGAAAAGCCGCCGATCGAATTTACGCGGATAACATACATATTTTGGTAAATATGAACGGATATACTAAAGGAGCTCGAAACGAAATATTCGCTTTACGGCCGGCACCGGTTCAAGTGATGTGGTTGGGATACCCTGGAACGAGCGGCGCGAGTTTTATGGATTATTTAATCACCGACGCGGTAACCTCGCCGATAGAATTGGCGAGTCAGTATAGCGAAAAATTGGCTTTTATGCCTTACACTTATTTCGTCGGCGATCACAAACAGAtgtttcctcatttgaaagaaCGTTTGATCGTTAGCGATAAAACCGGTCAAAATCTAGCCGATAACGTGGCTATAATAAACGCCACCGATTTATCGCCGTTAGTAGAAAATACCGACGTTAAAGAAATAAAGGAGATAGTAAAAGCGGCTAAACCGGTTGAAATTAGTCTTAAAGTAGCCGAATTACCGACGACTACACCGATAGAAAATATGATAGCTTCCGGTCAGATACAAACCTCTTTAAACGGCGTCGTAGTTCAAAACGGTTTAGCGACGACGCAAACTAATAATAAAGCGGCTACAGGAGAAGAAGTACCGCAAAATATCGTTATAACGACGCGACAACAGTACGGTTTACCCGACGACGCTATCGTCTATTGTAACTTTAATCAATTATACAAAATCGATCCGATGACTCTCCATATGTGGGTGAACATATTGAAAGCAGTACCAAACGCGGTGTTGTGGTTGTTACGTTTCCCCGCTGTCGGCGAACCGAATTTATTGAATACCGCGCAACATCTCGGTTTACCTGCCGAAAAGATTATATTCAGTAACGTCGCCGCTAAAGAGGAGCACGTTAGGAGGGGACAATTGGCCGACGTTTGTTTGGATACTCCTTTGTGTAACGGACATACGACCAGTATGGATGTATTGTGGACTGGAACTCCGGTGGTTACTTTGCCGGGTGAAACTTTAGCGTCGAGAGTGGCGGCTAGTCAACTTAATACTTTGGGATGTCCCGAATTGATCGCCAGGTCGAGACAGGAATATCAAGATATAGCTATTAGATTAGGAACCGATAGAGAATA TTTGAAAGCGATGAGGCATAAAGTTTGGACGGCGAGAACGTATTCACCATTATTCGATTGCAAACAATACGCCCAAGGTCTGGAATTACTTTATAGCAAAATGTGGGAACGTTTTTCCGCAGGACTAAAACCGGATCACATTACAGATACAACTGCCAACAAAAATAAGTAA
- the LOC130449928 gene encoding probable RNA helicase armi — MGNYISVLLGYNQYEQELSLENACEILHHVDTNKIEKELSLNIPKNFVSSKIGTITDIEDDQYIIDDTYKFTKTKTNFFIGTKVKFNLFSSDNVFHVSNVETIDEWDLIEAESDSVWTNRIIVCQVLVREGRKLNLTNNITLNLDTTPLEFSPIPGDWLELDVKCIVNEKVLDLSGNIIEINKVSPLRFLIEIGKITCWRGSQGTGTVNNRIYFDKSSLCSGYEPIVGDKVAVKVIESEQQGCHWRATKILPERLTNNHELYEPFKYIPNCKDSYPGLRVSDVDIRFEKLWERKIFEINILNSTNNTLMLISVDFIDKTGQCRILNGNKNIELLPESQYNIICECNAKNVGDVKEYYTLDFGNFTLIKYCNITVSIDHSNKKILYEYNVLKPHEESHNEIIKGAVKYINRFKVSIPAYSIPKKLLNTPLNEITECKPCLIRELSYVRYADKFHTLLYLEEIFNLMQIRRYDMNRANFIKNCEYLMLEIDNLSERRPSLIIGDKIIANDTISRNNMDYEGYIHKIGSKHIYLKFNQMFHDSYKGEDYSIKVVPSRSAYRKWHHAVDLAVHNLGKEILFPNKIVEKEKQVDFFYSKSECKREKPVLEWYNKDLNTYQKNAIVNILWGIARPLPYIIYGPPGTGKTVTVIETILQILRLIPSSRILVAAPSNSAADYLALKLIDSGVLKPGDLVRVISYNYATNNNIPFKLIPYCATSSLAKEDTTLNSYESNGIRFECDQASLGRHRVTVCTCSACGQFFHMKFPRGHFSHIVIDEAAQTSEPDIMIPMSFLDKSNGQVILAGDPKQLEPVVLCKESRLYGLCVSYIVRLINKFPYARDLNGFPETFGFDPRLVTKLLYNYRSLPEILYMYNELFYYKELVPMIDDKNSYEAKLLQSIQEILPKNSKNTIPQIVFHGVNGENYQSEDSPSWFNPHEAVQVFYYINELYRLGIKSSSIGIITPYIKQVKEIRNLLTEAEFELPKIATVEEIQGQEFDIVIISIVRSSENVHDIGFITPQRLNVAISRAKCLLIIIGKPNILKNNPYWNFIVNHCFANECYRGCDFYNKR, encoded by the exons atgGGTAACTATATCTCAGTATTACTCGGTTATAATCAATACGAACAAGAATTGAGTTTGGAAAATGCTTGTGAAATTTTACATCATgtagatacaaataaaatagaaaaagaattatCTCTCAATATTCCAAAAAACTTTGTTTCTAGTAAAATAGGAACAATTACCGATATAGAGGATGATCAATATATAATAGATGATACTTAcaaattcacaaaaacaaaGACGAACTTTTTTATAGGAACAAAAGTGAAATTTAACTTGTTTTCTTCGGATAACGTGTTTCATGTTTCCAATGTAGAAACAATTGATGAATGGGATCTAATAGAAGCTGAATCGGATTCGGTATGGACTAATAGAATCATTGTCTGTCAAGTTTTAGTACGTGAAGGTAGGAAATTAAATCTTACGAACAATATTACTCTAAATTTAGATACCACACCATTAGAATTCTCACCAATACCAGGCGATTGGTTAGAATTGGACGTAAAATGTATAGTAAATGAAAAAGTTCTTGATTTATCCggaaatataatagaaataaataaagtatcTCCGCTtcgatttttaattgaaattggaaaaataacgTGTTGGAGGGGATCTCAAGGAACAGGAACTGTTAATAATAGGATATATTTCGATAAATCATCCCTTTGTTCAGGTTATGAACCTATTGTAGGGGATAAAGTAGCAGTTAAAGTTATAGAAAGTGAACAACAAGGATGCCATTGGAGAGCAACTAAAATTTTACCGGAACGTTTAACTAATAATCATGAATTGTATGAACCATTTAAGTATATACCTAATTGTAAAGATTCTTATCCAGGTTTAAGAGTATCGGATGTTGATATACGTTTTGAAAAATTGtgggaaagaaaaattttcgaaattaacaTTTTGAATAGTACTAATAATACTTTAATGTTAATTTCCgttgattttattgataaaacagGACAGTGTAGAATTTTAAACggtaataaaaatatcgaattattaCCTGAGAGTCAGTATAATATAATTTGTGAATGCAATGCTAAAAATGTAGGGGATGTTAAAGAATACTACACACTAGATTTTGGTAATTTTACactaattaaatattgtaacaTAACAGTATCAATAGATCACAGTAATAAAAAGATTCTATACGAATATAACGTGTTAAAACCACATGAAGAATCGcacaatgaaataataaaagggGCTGTGAAATATATCAATCGTTTCAAAGTTTCTATCCCAGCTTATTCGAtacctaaaaaattattaaatactcCTTTAAACGAGATAACTGAATGCAAACCTTGCCTAATTCGAGAACTTTCATATGTAAGATACGCAGATAAGTTCCATACTCTGTTATATTTggaagaaatattcaatttaatgcaAATAAGAAGATACGATATGAACAGggcgaattttataaaaaactgcGAATATTTAATGttagaaattgataatttatcagAACGACGACCATCCCTTATTATAGGAGATAAAATAATAGCGAACGATACAATTAGTAGAAATAATATGGATTACGAAggttatatacataaaataggAAGcaaacatatatatttaaaattcaatcaaatgtttCACGATAGTTACAAAGGAGAAGATTATTCTATTAAGGTGGTACCATCGAGAAGTGCTTACCGTAAATGGCATCACGCAGTCGATTTAGCCGTACATAATCTCGGGAAGGAAATACTATTTCCCAATAAAATAgtcgaaaaagaaaaacaagtcgattttttttatagtaaatccGAATGTAAACGAGAAAAACCCGTATTAGAATGGTACAATAAAGATTTAAATACGTATCAGAAAAATgctattgttaatattttatggGGCATAGCTAGACCTCTACCTTATATTATATACGGCCCTCCGGGTACTGGGAAAACAGTCACAGTAATAGAaactattttacaaattttgaggttaattcCGTCATCTAGGATACTCGTTGCCGCGCCGTCTAATAGCGCCGCCGATTATTTAGCCTTGAAATTAATAGATTCAGGTGTATTGAAACCAGGAGATTTAGTTAGAGTTATTTCGTATAATTACGCTACAAACAACAATATTCCGTTTAAATTAATACCTTATTGTGCTACTTCTTCATTAGCGAAAGAAGATACTACGTTAAATAGTTATGAATCAAACGGAATTCGTTTTG AATGTGACCAAGCATCTCTTGGTAGACACAGGGTAACTGTTTGTACGTGTAGTGCATGTGGACagttttttcatatgaaatttccACGGGGACACTTTTCGCATATTGTTATAGACGAAGCTGCACAAACTAGTGAACCAGACATAATGATTCCTATGTCATTCTTAGATAAAAGTAATGGCCAGGTTATTTTAGCGG GTGACCCCAAGCAGTTAGAGCCAGTAGTTCTTTGTAAAGAATCTCGTTTGTATGGTTTATGTGTATCGTATATAGTTAGgttaattaacaaatttcctTATGCACGAGATCTTAACGGTTTTCCAGAAACGTTCGGATTTGATCCGAGACTTGTTACGAAATTATTGTACAACTACAGATCCCTTCCGGAGATCCTATACATGTACAATGAGCTATTCTATTACAAGGAACTTGTTCCaatg ATTGATGATAAAAATAGCTACGAAGCGAAATTATTACAATCAATACAAGAAATTTTAcctaaaaatagtaaaaacacGATTCCTCAAATTGTTTTTCATGGTGTAAACGGTGAGAATTACCAATCTGAAGATTCGCCGTCGTGGTTTAATCCTCACGAAGCAGTTCAAGTGTTTTATTATATCAACGAATTATATCGTCTTGGTATTAAATCGAGCAGTATAGGAATTATTACCCCGTATATCAAACAG
- the LOC130449930 gene encoding UDP-N-acetylglucosamine--peptide N-acetylglucosaminyltransferase 110 kDa subunit isoform X1, translated as MNDSIAMSSVGLLELAHREYQAGDYDNAERHCMQLWRQDQTNTGVLLLLSSIHFQCRRLDKSAQFSTLAIKQNPLLAEAYSNLGNVYKERGQLPEALENYRHAVRLKPDFIDGYINLAAALVAAGDMEQAVQAYITALQYKPDLYCVRSDLGNLLKALGRLDEAKACYLKAIETRPDFAVAWSNLGCVFNAQGEIWLAIHHFEKAVGLDPNFLDAYINLGNVLKEARIFDRAVAAYLRALNLSPNNAVVHGNLACVYYEQGLIDLAIDTYRRAIELQPNFPDAYCNLANALKEKGQVSEAEECYNTALRLCPTHADSLNNLANIKREQGYIEEATRLYLKALEVFPEFAAAHSNLASVLQQQGKLNEALMHYKEAIRIQPTFADAYSNMGNTLKEMQDVSGALQCYTRAIQINPAFADAHSNLASIHKDSGNIPEAIQSYRTALKLKPDFPDAYCNLAHCLQIVCDWTDYDTRMKKLVNIVADQLEKNRLPSVHPHHSMLYPLSHEFRKAIAARHANLCLEKINVLHKYAYKFSTELKGRLRIGYVSSDFGNHPTSHLMQSVPGMHDKTKVEVFCYALSQDDGTTFRSKISREAEHFIDLSSLPCNGKAADRIYADNIHILVNMNGYTKGARNEIFALRPAPVQVMWLGYPGTSGASFMDYLITDAVTSPIELASQYSEKLAFMPYTYFVGDHKQMFPHLKERLIVSDKTGQNLADNVAIINATDLSPLVENTDVKEIKEIVKAAKPVEISLKVAELPTTTPIENMIASGQIQTSLNGVVVQNGLATTQTNNKAATGEEVPQNIVITTRQQYGLPDDAIVYCNFNQLYKIDPMTLHMWVNILKAVPNAVLWLLRFPAVGEPNLLNTAQHLGLPAEKIIFSNVAAKEEHVRRGQLADVCLDTPLCNGHTTSMDVLWTGTPVVTLPGETLASRVAASQLNTLGCPELIARSRQEYQDIAIRLGTDREYLKAMRHKVWTARTYSPLFDCKQYAQGLELLYSKMWERFSAGLKPDHITDTTANKNK; from the exons atgaatgatTCTATTGCTATGTCTTCAGTTG GATTATTAGAACTTGCTCATCGTGAATATCAAGCTGGAGATTATGATAACGCCGAAAGACATTGTATGCAATTATGGAGACAAGATCAAACAAATACGGGCGTTCTTTTATTGTTATCAAGTATACATTTTCAATGTAGGAGATTAGATAAATCTGCTCAATTCAGTACATTGGCAATTAAACAAAATCCTCTATTGGCTGAAGCTTATAG TAATCTTGGGAATGTATATAAGGAAAGGGGTCAATTACCCGAAGCCCTAGAAAATTATCGGCACGCCGTTAGACTGAAACCAGATTTCATTGACGGTTATATTAATTTGGCTGCAGCTTTAGTAGCTGCGGGTGATATGGAACAAGCGGTACAGGCCTACATAACAGCTTTACAATACAAACCA GATCTCTACTGTGTTCGTAGCGATTTGGGAAATCTTCTAAAAGCTCTAGGTCGTTTAGACGAGGCTAAA GCTTGTTACTTGAAGGCAATCGAAACTAGACCTGATTTTGCCGTCGCCTGGAGTAATCTGGGATGTGTTTTTAACGCGCAAGGCGAAATTTGGTTGGCGATACATCATTTCGAGAAGGCCGTCGGTTTGGATCCGAATTTTTTGGACGCTTACATCAACCTGGGCAACGTACTGAAGGAAGCCAGGATATTTGACCG AGCGGTAGCAGCCTATTTACGCGCATTGAATTTATCGCCTAACAATGCCGTCGTACACGGGAACCTCGCTTGCGTCTATTACGAACAAGGACTCATCGATTTGGCTATCGATACATATAGAAGAGCCATTGAACTTCAACCGAACTTCCCCGATGCTTATTGCAATTTAGCGAACGCTCTCAAAGAAAAAGGTCAAGTTTCCGAAGCCGAAGAATGTTATAATACAGCTTTACGTTTGTGTCCAACCCACGCCGATTCTTTGAACAATTTAGCAAATATTAAGAG GGAACAGGGTTATATTGAAGAAGCTACCAGATTGTATTTGAAAGCTTTGGAAGTATTTCCGGAATTCGCTGCAGCCCATAGTAACCTGGCGTCCGTTCTACAACAACAGGGTAAATTAAATGAAGCCCTTATGCATTACAAAGAGGCCATCAGGATCCAACCAACTTTTGCCGATGCTTATTCTAATATGg gAAATACACTGAAAGAAATGCAAGACGTATCAGGTGCTCTCCAATGTTATACGCGCGCTATACAAATAAATCCCGCTTTCGCGGACGCGCACAGTAATCTAGCGAGCATCCACAAAGATTCCGGAAATATACCGGAAGCTATACAATCTTATAGAACGGCGTTGAAATTGAAACCGGATTTTCCGGACGCTTATTGCAATTTGGCTCATTGTTTGCAGATAGTTTGCGATTGGACGGACTACGATACGAGAATGAAAAAATTGGTGAATATAGTCGCCGATCAATTAGAAAAGAACCGTCTTCCTTCGGTGCATCCCCATCATTCGATGTTGTATCCTTTATCGCACGAATTTCGAAAAGCTATAGCCGCTAGACACGCCAATTTatgtttggaaaaaatcaacGTCCTACATAAATACGCGTACAAATTTTCCACTGAATTGAAAGGTCGTTTGAGAATCGGTTACGTGAGCAGCGATTTTGGTAATCATCCGACGTCCCATTTGATGCAATCGGTTCCCGGTATGCACGACAAGACTAAAGTAGAAGTATTTTGTTACGCTTTGAGTCAAGACGACGGTACGACATTCCGAAGTAAAATATCCAGAGAAGCGGAACATTTTATCGATTTATCGTCTCTGCCTTGTAACGGAAAAGCCGCCGATCGAATTTACGCGGATAACATACATATTTTGGTAAATATGAACGGATATACTAAAGGAGCTCGAAACGAAATATTCGCTTTACGGCCGGCACCGGTTCAAGTGATGTGGTTGGGATACCCTGGAACGAGCGGCGCGAGTTTTATGGATTATTTAATCACCGACGCGGTAACCTCGCCGATAGAATTGGCGAGTCAGTATAGCGAAAAATTGGCTTTTATGCCTTACACTTATTTCGTCGGCGATCACAAACAGAtgtttcctcatttgaaagaaCGTTTGATCGTTAGCGATAAAACCGGTCAAAATCTAGCCGATAACGTGGCTATAATAAACGCCACCGATTTATCGCCGTTAGTAGAAAATACCGACGTTAAAGAAATAAAGGAGATAGTAAAAGCGGCTAAACCGGTTGAAATTAGTCTTAAAGTAGCCGAATTACCGACGACTACACCGATAGAAAATATGATAGCTTCCGGTCAGATACAAACCTCTTTAAACGGCGTCGTAGTTCAAAACGGTTTAGCGACGACGCAAACTAATAATAAAGCGGCTACAGGAGAAGAAGTACCGCAAAATATCGTTATAACGACGCGACAACAGTACGGTTTACCCGACGACGCTATCGTCTATTGTAACTTTAATCAATTATACAAAATCGATCCGATGACTCTCCATATGTGGGTGAACATATTGAAAGCAGTACCAAACGCGGTGTTGTGGTTGTTACGTTTCCCCGCTGTCGGCGAACCGAATTTATTGAATACCGCGCAACATCTCGGTTTACCTGCCGAAAAGATTATATTCAGTAACGTCGCCGCTAAAGAGGAGCACGTTAGGAGGGGACAATTGGCCGACGTTTGTTTGGATACTCCTTTGTGTAACGGACATACGACCAGTATGGATGTATTGTGGACTGGAACTCCGGTGGTTACTTTGCCGGGTGAAACTTTAGCGTCGAGAGTGGCGGCTAGTCAACTTAATACTTTGGGATGTCCCGAATTGATCGCCAGGTCGAGACAGGAATATCAAGATATAGCTATTAGATTAGGAACCGATAGAGAATA TTTGAAAGCGATGAGGCATAAAGTTTGGACGGCGAGAACGTATTCACCATTATTCGATTGCAAACAATACGCCCAAGGTCTGGAATTACTTTATAGCAAAATGTGGGAACGTTTTTCCGCAGGACTAAAACCGGATCACATTACAGATACAACTGCCAACAAAAATAAGTAA